The nucleotide sequence TTCCCCTGCCGCCGGAAAGCAATGCCAAGGCGGTTGTAAGTGAAAACCTCCTCAGGGTTGGACTCGATAGCGGCCTTGAAGGCATTTTCCGCCTCTTCGTCCATCCCTTGGGCCAGGAAGGCTTCTCCAATTTCAGTTTTCAAGGATGCATCAACCGGATTGACTTCCAGTGCCTTGTTAAAGGCCTTTTTGGCCTCCTGAGCCCGACCGATCTCTAATAAGGCTTTGCCCAGTTCGGCCTGGCGATCTGAATGTTTTGGGCTTACCTGTACCGCCTCTTTCAGAACCTCGACCACCTTATGGGGCTTGCCCATTTTTTTATAGACCTCGGCCAATTTCTCTCGGGCTTTAATGAACTGAGGCCCCATTTCCCTGGCTTTATGAAAGGACCTTTCCGCTTGATTCATTTTTCCTTCCAGTTCATAAATCAGGCCGCGGGTATAATGAACCTTGGGACTGCGTGGAAGGATTTTTTCAGCCTTGTCCAGCTCCCTGTGAGCATCGTCAAACCGGTTTGCTTTCATGAGAATATCCGCAAGCTGCAATTGGGTGTCTACCTCAGACGGCTCAAGCCTCCTGGAAAGTATTTCCACCATCTTTTCTTCAAGGATCTTGGGGACAAAGGGCTTGATGATGTATCCGTCCACATCAGATTCAATGGCTTGAGCGACTGTGCCTTCCTCTACCTCAGCCGTTACCATCAGAAAAGGCAGGTTCTTCAAGCGTTCATTCTGCCTGACCTGGACGAGAAGGTCGTAGCCGCTCATGCGCGGCATGTTCCAATCGCAGATAATGAAGTCATAACTCTCAGCCAGCAGCTTCTTAAACCCCTGTTCGCCGTCTTCCGCTTCATAGAAGGCATTGAATCCCAGGACCCTGAGCATGTTGCGGATGGTCTTCCTCATGACAGGCTTATCATCCACAATCAAGATCTTGAACCGCTTCAGATCCTTAACCACGTTGTCCAGTTCGGACATGGTCATCCTCTCTAATCAAAAAAATTGAAGGATGAACTTGCTTCTTGAGGCAGAGAGAAGGAGAAGGTCGTGCCTCGGCCAGACTCGCTTTCCACTTCGATCTGGCCGCCCAGGGCCTGGACGGCCATTTTACAGAAGGTCAGGCCCAGGCCTGCTCCGGTCTTCGGCGCCCCTTCCCTGCCTTGGGAAAACTTATCGAAAATCTTGTCCAGTATTTCCTTTGGTATGCCGCGGCCATTATCCTGGACTTTGATGTGAAATTCCTCGTTTTTCGTTTCGGCCTTAAGTGTAATTTGGCCGGACTCCAGGGTATGGTCAATGGCGTTGGTCAGGAGGTTTATCAGAATGCGCTCGAACATGAGAGAATCGGTTTCGAGTAAAGGCAGATCGGCTGGGATTTCCGTAGAGATAGTAATGTTTTTGAGCCTGGCCAGGGGACGATATCGTTCGGCGATTTCTTCGATTGACTTTTTAAGCTCAAAGGATGAGATTTCCAGCTGCAGCTTCTGTTCTTCCATGCGGCTGATGCCCAGGAGATTGGCTATCATGCGGGACATTTCAACGCTGCCCAGAACAGCGGATTCGAGGACATCAGCCTGAAATTCTGACAGCGTTTCATATTTGATCATTTCCAGGTTGGCCACGATTTCGGCCAAGGGCCCTTTGAGGTCATGGATGACCATATTAGTCAGGTCACGTTTGAGCTGTTCCAGTTCTCTCAATTCCTGATAAGCCGCTTCGAGCTCGTTTTTTTGTCTTCTAAGCTGCTCATTGGTTTCCTCAAGTTCAGCCGTCTGCCTCTTGACCTCCTGGCGCAGCCGTTCATTGTATTCCTGAATCTGTTTCTCTGCTTCCTTCTGTATAGTTATATCTCGCCGGATCAGGATAACGTTCTTCATCTTTTTCCGGTCATCCAAAACGGGCATGGCCCTGATTTCGAGATAACGGTTCGGCCCAGTTTCTTGTTTAATTTCACGAAGACCGATTTCAATATGGCCTGACTGGCGAACGGACACGGCCGGGCAAGTAAATTCAGCTTCCTCACAGGGCCTTTTGTACCCGTAGATTGCTTCGTAACAGTACCGGCCAATAACTTTTTTGGGGTGGCTGCCCAAGGTTTCTGCCAGGGCTTGATTCACGGACGTGATTTTGAAATCGCTGTCTAGGGAAAAGATTTCATCCCCAATGCCGTCAACCAGTGCTCGAAATTTATTTCGACTTTCAATAATCAGTTGCTGTAGCTCTTGGCTGTCAGAGTTCACTGGGTTTTCCATAAAAAAGCGCCTCAAGAATTTTTCCGCAAACACCCGGACACGCGGCGTTGATCAGACATCCATGCCTTCCGCAGACCTTTATTAATTATAAAGAATACATCAGGTTGAATGCAAGAGTTATCTTCGGAAAGCATCAATCCAGAGAAGCCTGGCCTGCAAGGCAGCTAATTATTCAGGCAAACATCAACCTAATTGGCTTCTTTAAACAGCCGTTCAATCCCGAGCGTAATAAAACTGTTTAAACTCCGTCTCATACCTGGCCAGGTGCCCCTGATCTCGAAAGCTGAAGTACTTGCCTCCTCTGCCGACAATGATATGGTCAATGACGCTGATTTCCACCAGACGAGCGGCATGTATTAGCTGACGGGTCAGACGAAAGTCATTGGGCGAAGGCCGGACGCTGCCCGAGGGGTGGTTGTGAGCAAAAACCAGTCCGGCGGCGTTGCGGGCCAGGGCTCTTTCGATGAGTTCCCTGGGATGGACATTGGCAGCTCCAACCGTTCCCTGGCTGAGGTCCTCGATTCCGATAACCCCGTTGGCCCCATCCAAATAGATGACCTTGAAGACCTCCTTGGGCAGGTTTTCCAGGTCGTGCTGAAGATATTGAAAAACCTTTTTAGAGGAAGCCAGGTAATCCCGCCCGATAAGGTCCCGTTTCAGATAAGTCCCGGCCACCGCAGCAATAAACTTTATGGCTATAGGGTTGTTAGGGCCGATGTTTTTGACCTGGGTCAGTTTGGCCAGGTCAGCGTCGAAGATGGCCGGAATGGAGCCAAACTTCTTAAGGAGATCCCGGGCGGTCTGTTTGCAATCCTTGCGGGGCGTTCCGAAGGTGAGTAAAAGCTCGATGATCTCCTCGTCAGTAAACTTTTCAAGACCATGCTGGCGAAACTTGTCTTTGAGTCTTTGGCGGTGCCCCAGTCTGGGGTCTTTTTCTTTCTCATTAGCCAATTTCAGATCCCCACGCCTGCCACAGGAGTCTGGCACACCGGGCAGGCGCCCTGCTGAACATGGTTGGCCAGGATAGAAAAACCTGTTCGATCAATGAGCAGGTGGTGGCAGTGATGACAGTAAGTCTTTTCGCCTTCATCTCCCCAGATGTTGCCTGAGTAAACATAATGAAGGCCGGCCGCAAGCCCGATCTCCCTGGCGCGATGGATGGTGGCCGCCGGGGTGGAGTCTGCGTCAAGCAGCCGGTAGGTGGGGTGAAACCGGCTGATATGCCACGGTATTTCCGGACTGACTCCGGCCAGCCACCCGGCCAGTGCGGCCAGCTCCTCCTCATTGTCATTATACCCGGGAATAATTAAGGTGGTTACTTCCACCCAGACGCCCATCTCTTTCATGCGCACAATGGTTTCCTTGACCGGCTCCAGTTTGGCCTGGCAGAGTTTCCGGTAAAATTCGTCCTGAAAGGCCTTCAGGTCCACGTTGGCGGCGTGCAGATCAGACCCGATCATCTTCAAGGCCTCTTCGGTCATGTAGCCGTTGGTGACAAAGATGTTTTTCAATCCCTCGGCCGAAGCAGCCCGGGCTGTATCCAAGGCATATTCAAAAAAAATGGTCGGTTCCGTATAGGTATAAGAAATCGAGGCGTCCTGACGGCGCTTGGCCAGGGACACGATCTCCGACGGGGATATCTCCTGGCCGACCACCCGGCCGGCATCCCTGGGCATCTGGGAGATGTCGTAATTCTGGCAGTAGGCGCAGGTAAAATTACAGCCCACGGTAGCTATGGAAAAGGAGCTCGTGCCTGGCAGAAAATGGAAAAGCGGTTTTTTCTCGATCGGATCGGAATTGGTGGAGATGGCCAGGCCGTACACCTGAGTGAAAAGGCGTCCCTCCTGGTTGAGGCGCACACCACAAATCCCGGTTTTGTCCGGCTTGATCAAACAGCGGTGCGCACATAAATGGCAGCGGACCCTGTCCTGGTCCAGCGTTTCATAAAGCAGAGCTTCCCGCATCCTTTTTCCTCTTTTCATGATTGTTAGCCCGGGTTGACAAAGCAGACCGGTCAGGCCCGTAAATGGTTGAGGAGGGCGCCGGCTGGCGTTTAAGCCTTAATCTTATTCTGAGAGGCAGGTTGTCGGTCCTCATGGAATAAGTCACGTCGGCCACCAGACCTAAAAAGGCTCCAAAGGGGTTGGACTGGACCAGGTGCTGGGATTCAAAAGGCAAGACGCGGTGAGCCAGGCTCGGCGGCAGTAAATGGACGGTGCCCCAGCGTATTCGGGCCCGGTCGGTCAGGTGGCCCATCATGCCGTGCAGCTTCCACAGGGAGAAAAACCGGGCCCGGTTATAGATGCTGTCCTTGACCAGGCCCTTGATCCGCCGGGCCAGGGCGGTCAATGAAAAGCTGTTGAGGACTCCGACGAAGACCCGGCTCTGCGCCACCCGCATGGCTTCAGCCAAAGCCGCTTCAGGATCATCTAAAAATTCCAGGCAGGTGATCAGGATGACAACGTCGAATTCATTATCCTCAAAAGGCAGGTTTTCAGCCCGGCCCGGGACAAGGGCGGCCCGGTGACCCATGCGCTTTCTAGCCAGATCGAGCATAACCGCGGAAGGTTCGAGCCCGGTTACATTCAGGCCCTGCTCATAAAAAACCTCAAGATAAAGCCCGGTACCGCAGCCCACGTCCAGTAAGCGTTCCCGGGCCTGGGGCCGGACCAAGCGCAACACCAGACCCTTTTGAAGGGCAAAGGCCGCCCGCCCAGCCTCGGTTTGAAACCAGGCCTCCTGTTTTTGTGCGGCTTCTTGGTTAAAAATAAGACTCAACTAAAAGACTCCAGCCTGATAAACTCAAACGCTTTCCTTAAAAACGGCGCCGGTGGCGCCTGAGGTCACCATGTGCGAGTAACGCAAGGCATACCCGTGCTTGATTTTAGGCTCCGGCGGAGACCATGTTTGTCGCCGTCTTTTCATCTCACTTTCGCTGATTTCAAGGGTGATCTTCTTGCCAGGGATGTCAATCGAAATCAGATCACCCTCCTTAACTAGAGCGATCGGCCCTCCCAGGGCCGCCTCGGGTGAAACATGGCCGACGGCCGCGCCCTGAGTGCCGCCGGAAAAACGGCCGTCCGTGAGCAAGGCCACGGATGAACCCAGTCCCATTCCGACAATGCTGCTGGTCGGGGTCAGCATCTCTCTCATCCCAGGCCCGCCTTTCGGCCCTTCATAACGGATGACCACCGCGTCCCCGGGCTTGATTTTCCCGTCAAGGATAGCAGATGAAGCTTCTTCTTCTGAGTCGAAGACGCGAGCTTGACCCTTACTCTTAAGCATTTCCTCAGCCACGGCCGACTGCTTCACCACCGCTCCCTCCGGGGCCAGATTGCCTTTAAGGATGGCCAGGCCGCCCTCAGTGTGGTAGGGCGAGCTCAGTTCTCGAATCACAGCCCGGTTTTTCACCCGTGCCCCTTTGAGACTGGATTTGAGTTTCTTGCCCGTAACCGTCAGGACCTCCTGATTGACCAGCTCAGCCTTGGCCAGTTCGGCCATGACCGCCATGACACCGCCGGCTTCATGCAGATCCTGAAGGTGATGCGGCCCTCCAGGCGAAAGGCTGACCAGATGGGGAGTCCGGGCGCTAACTTCATTGAAGATATCCAGATTGAGCTCAATGCCCGCCTCATGGGCCAGGGCCGGGACATGCAGAACGGTGTTGGTCGAGCAGCCCAAGGCCATATCCACAGCCAGGGCGTTCATGAAAGCCGCCTCGGTGGCGATGTCCCGGGGGCAGATGTTCTTTTTGACCAGGTGCATGACCGCAAACCCGGCTTCCTTGGCCAGCCGGATACGCGCCGCGTTAATGGCGGGGATGGCGCCGTTTCCAGGCAGACCGAGGCCAAGAGCCTCGGTGAGGCAGTTCATGGAGTTGGCCGTGAACATGCCCGCGCAGGAACCGCAGCCAGGACAGGCCGCCTCCTCCAGCTGCTCCAGCTCCCTTTCCGACATGCTTCTCGCCCTCACCCTGCCCACACTCTCGAAGACCGTGATCAGGTCCACGGCGCGACCGTCTACCGATCCGGCGAGCATGGGGCCGCCGGAAATGGCAATGGCAGGGATGTTGAGCCTCAGAACAGCCATGAGCATCCCGGGAACAATCTTGTCGCAGTTGGGGATGATGACCAAACCGTCGAAAGGATGAGCCCTGGCCATGACCTCGACCGAGTCGGCAATAAGCTCCCGGCTGGCCAATGAGTACTTCATACCTTCATGGTTCATGGCCAGACCGTCACAAACGCCGATGGTGGAAAATTCCATGGGCGTCCCACCGGCCATGCGCACGCCCGCCTTGACCGCCTCGGCGATACGATCAAGATGTATGTGACCGGGGGTGATTTCGTTAGCTGAGTTGGCTATGCCGATGATCGGTCTGTTAATCTCCTTGTCCGTATAACCCATAGCCTTGAGCAGGGATCGGTGAGGAGCTCTATCCAGACCCTTTTTCATAGCGTCACTTCTCATAAACTACTCCTTCAATCACAGTCGCTTTTGTAAACACCAAGTCAAAAACCGGCACTTCCTGGTTTTTACTGGATATTAAAATAGAAAAATGTATTTATTTCAAGAGGTAATTTCCTTAGCTTAAGGCTTAAATCTTGATAAACTATAAAGATCGGAGTATATTTTTGTGGTGACAAAATTATTTTTGAGAAAAAGGGGGAAACTGATAAAACGAATCTGTATTATAGACGGCCAGGGAGGGGGCATCGGTTCTACCTTGATCAAGGGCCTGCGGGAAGCCTATGGTGAGTCCATTGAAATCCTGGCCCTCGGCACCAATGCCATAGCCACCGCCCAGATGATGAAGGCCCGGGCCAACCGGGGCGCGAGCGGTGAAAATGCCATTGTCCGAATCGTTCAGGAAACCGACCTCATCATCGGTCCCATCTCCATCACCTGGGCTCATGCCATGATGGGAGAAATAACCCCGCGCATGGCAGAGGCCATTGTCTCCTGTCCCGCCCCCAAGATTCTGCTTCCCCTGTCTCGCGAAAATGTCACTCTAATGGGTTTAAGCGGCGAACCGCTGCCGCACCTGGTTGAGGAAATTATCAAAGATAAGATTAAGGAGTTCATTGACGATGTGTGAAGCTTCGGCATTTAAGTTTAAGGACGGCCAGGAGGAACTGCTGCTGGAGGCCGTGGACCTGATCGAGCCTGAGAGCGATGATAGTTTTCGGATCGTAAGTATTTTTGGCGAGCAAAAAGTAATCAAAGGCAAGATCAAGGTCATCAATCTGGTTAATCACAAGATAGTATTTGAAGATTAAGACCATAGCCAGCCAGAGCGGGAATTTTTTCTTGGTGAATAGGTGAGGAATCTTTTTGGATAAAAAGGATTCCCCCGCGCCTCCTTATTGACCCAATTCAAGCCAACACACCTCAAGAGCGACTGCCTCCATAACCTTTCGCAGGAGACTCGACTGCATGGAGCGTAAGGAGATAGCAAAGGCTCTGGAAGAAATCGGGACGCTCCTGGAATTAAAAGGAGAAAATCCTTTTAAAATCAGGGCTTATCAGCAGGCCGCCCGGACCGTGCTTCAGATCGAAGGAGACCTGACCGAACTGGTTGAAAATGGCGGCCTGGCCAAGGTGAAAGGCATTGGCAAGGCCCTGAGCGAGAAGATTACGGAACTCGTCACCACCGGCCGCCTCGAATATCTCACTAAATTAAAAGAATCCTTCCCGCCCGGACTCTTTGAATTGCTCAAGATCCAGGGCCTGGGGTCCAAAAAGATCAAAGCGCTTTACGAAAACCTGGGCATCACC is from Deltaproteobacteria bacterium and encodes:
- a CDS encoding class I SAM-dependent methyltransferase yields the protein MSLIFNQEAAQKQEAWFQTEAGRAAFALQKGLVLRLVRPQARERLLDVGCGTGLYLEVFYEQGLNVTGLEPSAVMLDLARKRMGHRAALVPGRAENLPFEDNEFDVVILITCLEFLDDPEAALAEAMRVAQSRVFVGVLNSFSLTALARRIKGLVKDSIYNRARFFSLWKLHGMMGHLTDRARIRWGTVHLLPPSLAHRVLPFESQHLVQSNPFGAFLGLVADVTYSMRTDNLPLRIRLRLKRQPAPSSTIYGPDRSALSTRANNHEKRKKDAGSSAL
- the radC gene encoding DNA repair protein RadC, with the protein product MANEKEKDPRLGHRQRLKDKFRQHGLEKFTDEEIIELLLTFGTPRKDCKQTARDLLKKFGSIPAIFDADLAKLTQVKNIGPNNPIAIKFIAAVAGTYLKRDLIGRDYLASSKKVFQYLQHDLENLPKEVFKVIYLDGANGVIGIEDLSQGTVGAANVHPRELIERALARNAAGLVFAHNHPSGSVRPSPNDFRLTRQLIHAARLVEISVIDHIIVGRGGKYFSFRDQGHLARYETEFKQFYYARD
- a CDS encoding PAS domain S-box protein, whose translation is MENPVNSDSQELQQLIIESRNKFRALVDGIGDEIFSLDSDFKITSVNQALAETLGSHPKKVIGRYCYEAIYGYKRPCEEAEFTCPAVSVRQSGHIEIGLREIKQETGPNRYLEIRAMPVLDDRKKMKNVILIRRDITIQKEAEKQIQEYNERLRQEVKRQTAELEETNEQLRRQKNELEAAYQELRELEQLKRDLTNMVIHDLKGPLAEIVANLEMIKYETLSEFQADVLESAVLGSVEMSRMIANLLGISRMEEQKLQLEISSFELKKSIEEIAERYRPLARLKNITISTEIPADLPLLETDSLMFERILINLLTNAIDHTLESGQITLKAETKNEEFHIKVQDNGRGIPKEILDKIFDKFSQGREGAPKTGAGLGLTFCKMAVQALGGQIEVESESGRGTTFSFSLPQEASSSFNFFD
- the amrS gene encoding AmmeMemoRadiSam system radical SAM enzyme, which produces MREALLYETLDQDRVRCHLCAHRCLIKPDKTGICGVRLNQEGRLFTQVYGLAISTNSDPIEKKPLFHFLPGTSSFSIATVGCNFTCAYCQNYDISQMPRDAGRVVGQEISPSEIVSLAKRRQDASISYTYTEPTIFFEYALDTARAASAEGLKNIFVTNGYMTEEALKMIGSDLHAANVDLKAFQDEFYRKLCQAKLEPVKETIVRMKEMGVWVEVTTLIIPGYNDNEEELAALAGWLAGVSPEIPWHISRFHPTYRLLDADSTPAATIHRAREIGLAAGLHYVYSGNIWGDEGEKTYCHHCHHLLIDRTGFSILANHVQQGACPVCQTPVAGVGI
- a CDS encoding DUF3842 family protein: MKRICIIDGQGGGIGSTLIKGLREAYGESIEILALGTNAIATAQMMKARANRGASGENAIVRIVQETDLIIGPISITWAHAMMGEITPRMAEAIVSCPAPKILLPLSRENVTLMGLSGEPLPHLVEEIIKDKIKEFIDDV
- a CDS encoding tetratricopeptide repeat protein, yielding MSELDNVVKDLKRFKILIVDDKPVMRKTIRNMLRVLGFNAFYEAEDGEQGFKKLLAESYDFIICDWNMPRMSGYDLLVQVRQNERLKNLPFLMVTAEVEEGTVAQAIESDVDGYIIKPFVPKILEEKMVEILSRRLEPSEVDTQLQLADILMKANRFDDAHRELDKAEKILPRSPKVHYTRGLIYELEGKMNQAERSFHKAREMGPQFIKAREKLAEVYKKMGKPHKVVEVLKEAVQVSPKHSDRQAELGKALLEIGRAQEAKKAFNKALEVNPVDASLKTEIGEAFLAQGMDEEAENAFKAAIESNPEEVFTYNRLGIAFRRQGKYEEAIENYKQALTIQPDEENLLYNLARAYLEAGNNKQALASIKKALRIQPHFKEAQELLEKMQKS
- the ilvD gene encoding dihydroxy-acid dehydratase, with amino-acid sequence MRSDAMKKGLDRAPHRSLLKAMGYTDKEINRPIIGIANSANEITPGHIHLDRIAEAVKAGVRMAGGTPMEFSTIGVCDGLAMNHEGMKYSLASRELIADSVEVMARAHPFDGLVIIPNCDKIVPGMLMAVLRLNIPAIAISGGPMLAGSVDGRAVDLITVFESVGRVRARSMSERELEQLEEAACPGCGSCAGMFTANSMNCLTEALGLGLPGNGAIPAINAARIRLAKEAGFAVMHLVKKNICPRDIATEAAFMNALAVDMALGCSTNTVLHVPALAHEAGIELNLDIFNEVSARTPHLVSLSPGGPHHLQDLHEAGGVMAVMAELAKAELVNQEVLTVTGKKLKSSLKGARVKNRAVIRELSSPYHTEGGLAILKGNLAPEGAVVKQSAVAEEMLKSKGQARVFDSEEEASSAILDGKIKPGDAVVIRYEGPKGGPGMREMLTPTSSIVGMGLGSSVALLTDGRFSGGTQGAAVGHVSPEAALGGPIALVKEGDLISIDIPGKKITLEISESEMKRRRQTWSPPEPKIKHGYALRYSHMVTSGATGAVFKESV
- a CDS encoding CooT family nickel-binding protein, translating into MCEASAFKFKDGQEELLLEAVDLIEPESDDSFRIVSIFGEQKVIKGKIKVINLVNHKIVFED